The genomic stretch TAGCAAATGTGTGAAATAAGGGGTGGAATTAAATGAAGGGAATAGTTGATAGAATAATTGAAAATATTGTAGTATTAGAAGTAAAGGATGAAATGATTAATATTGAAAAATCAAAATTTCCTAGAGAAGTAGAAGAGGGGGATGTGGTAAAGCAAGAAGGGGATAACTTTATTATTCTCAAAGAAGAAACAGTAAAAAGAAAAAAATATATAGATAATTTATTTAATAGTTTGATTAAAGATGAAAAAAAGAAGTAAAATTCCATTGACAATTATAAAATAGTTTAATATAATAACGAATTAAATAATAAAAGATGAATATAAGACTGTGAAGGGAAGAGTAAGCTATAAGGAAGTTTAAGAGAGTCGGGTATGGTGGAAAC from Tissierellales bacterium encodes the following:
- a CDS encoding DUF3006 domain-containing protein, whose translation is MKGIVDRIIENIVVLEVKDEMINIEKSKFPREVEEGDVVKQEGDNFIILKEETVKRKKYIDNLFNSLIKDEKKK